From the Terriglobia bacterium genome, the window TGTAGAGCTTGGCGCAAAGTACCGGTTCATTCAGGAAAAGGGGGCGCGGCCGCAGATTGGGACCTTTCCAATGCTCGAATTGCCAACGGGCAATAGCCAGCGCGGCCTGGGAAACGGGCAACTGTGGGCCAAACTCCCCATCTGGGTTCAAAAGAGTTGGGGACCGTGGACCAGCTACGGTGGAGGGGGTTACATCATCAATCACGCGCCGGGCATGCGCGACCATGCCTTCTTCGGATGGCAGGTGCAACGCGAGATCAGCAAGAAATTCACACTCGGGGCGGAATGGTTTTGTCCCGGACGCGAGAGCGCCGCAACTGGTAACAGCCACATCGTGAATGTCGGCGGGATCTACAACTTTACTCAGAACTTCAGCTTGCTGTTTAGCGCTGGACATAGCGTCCACGGCGATTCACATATGGTGGCATACGTTGGTCTGTATTGGACTTGGGGCACCAAGGAAGATCATGGCGAATCCAAGCTGACGAAGGCGATGTTCTCAGGTACTAGGCGCGGACTTCGCCTCTAAATTCCAATATGGGCTCAGGAGGGCAAATGTCCTTGAAGCAGTCCCTATTCGGCTCGAACGCTCCGTCGTCCGTGATTTTGATCCGAGTGATGGTGGGATGGGTCTTCCTATCCGAGGGAATTCAGAAGTTTCTCTTCCCATCCGCACTTGGAGTTGGCAGGTTCGAAAAGATCGGCATTCCTGCACCGAACTTCTCCGCTCCCTTCGTTGGAGTGGTCGAAATCGTCTGCGGTTTGTTGCTGATCATCGGCCTATTAACGCGGCTGGCCTCCATTCCGCTTGTCATCAACATTTCAGTTGCCATCGCTACTACGAAGATCCCCATGCTCGCCAAGTCGGGATTCTGGAACATGATGCACGAAGCTCGGACCGACTTCTGCATGCTGCTGGGTCTGATCTTCCTGCTGATCGTCGGCGGGGGCGCAAAGTCGGTCGATTTACGCCTAGGAAAAATGCATGACTCGAGTGTCTAAGGCCGTTAGCGAGGCTACGGATAAGCCCACTCCGCTGACAGAACTCGGCTTGCTGTTCCTAAAGCTCGGAACATTGGCTTTTGGTGGTCCCGCCGCCCACGTTGCCATGATGGAAGAAGAGGTGGTGCGTCGCCGCGGTTGGCTTACCGAACAAGAGTTCCTCGATTACTTGAGCGCCACGAACTTCATACCGGGACCCAACTCGACGGAGATGGCGATTCACATTGGCCACCGAAGAGCAGGCTGGCCGGGGCTCATCGTTGCGGGCACGTGCTTCATCGTCCCGGCGGCAACCATCGTCGCACTAATAGGCTGGGCCTACGTCCACTTTGGAAAACTCCCTCAAGCCGAGGGCCTGTTGTATGGTGTGAAACCAGTTGTGATCGCTGTTGTTTTTCAGGCGCTCTGGAAGTTAGGCCGTTCTGCAGTGAAGACGAAATGGCTCGCGGCAGTCGCGCTGCTGTCTCTGGTGTTGAGCGCCGCTGGCGTAAACGAGTTGCTGGTTCTTGTTTTCGGAGGCTTACTGGCCCTGGGGCCGAGGCTGAAGCCATCCCGTGAGAAGCGGCGAAAATTCATGCAATGGCCGGGCGTTGAGTCGGTGTTTCCCGGAGCCGCCACAGTCATCGGAACGGGCGCATCCGTTGGCCTATGGCCGATATTCTTGATCTTCGCCAAGATGGGATCTGTACTCTTCGGCAGCGGATATGTGTTGTTGGCCTTCCTTCGCGCCGACCTTGTCGAGCGCCATCATTGGCTGACACAGCAGCAACTCCTCGATGCGGTCGCGGTAGGGCAAGTGACGCCCGGGCCAGTGTTCACAAGCGCGACATTTGTCGGCTATATCCTTCGAGGTCCAGCAGGAGCACTGGTAGCGACTCTAGGTATTTTCTTGCCAGCATTTCTGTTCGTTGCGGCGAGTGCGCCTTTGCTGCCGAGGCTTCGTGCGTCACGCACGGTCGGAATCATTCTGGACGGCGTGAACGTCGCCTCTCTTGCGCTGATGGCCCTGGTGACATGGCAGTTAGCACGATCGGCGGTCATCGACTGGTTCAGTCTAGTTCTTGCTCTTGGAAGTGCCGTGTTGCTGATCCGTTACCGGCAGATGAATTCCGCCTGGCTAGTCATCGGGTCTGGCATGTTGGGAATACTGAAGCACGGGCTTGGGTGACGGCTAAACTCCGCCGGGAGGCGGCAAAGCGAATGCATCGTTATGCAGAGAAGGAAGTGACTGGCTACCAGGAACTCTATTCGGGGCTGATACGTCTTCATGTCCTCCACCACGCATGCGAGGGCTCAATCTTCGGGCTGGAGATGATTGAGGAACTCTTACGTCACGGATACCGGATTGGACCAGGGACACTCTATCCCATTCTGCACGCGATGGAGGAGAAGAAGTGGTTGCGGTCCTCTAAGGAGATTAAGAAGGGGCGGATTCGGCGCGTGTACCGCGCAACCTCCGCGGGCCGGAAGGCACTGGCCGCAGCAAAGGAGCAAGTGCAGGAGCTTTTCGGGGAACTGTTCGACATAAAACCTCCCATCTCCACTAAAAAGGAACGATGACTCACTACCAAAGGCAGCCCTGCAAGACGGAACAGGAAGAATCCCGTGGCCGCCGGAGAAAGAGTGAAGGCGGCCAGGGGATTTTTGTTTATACTTGAGCGGAAAAGCGGGTGTGGGGCATGCCTCTTTTTTCACGAGCGATGTTTCTTGCCGTGCACTGGGCGGCGCGCAAGGGATTGCGCGAAGAATCTGCGGCGGCAGGCGACCGGAAAGAACAGGCGCGGCAGACGGGAATCCGCGGGGAGACCTACGCCTACTGGTATTTGCGGCGCCACGGCTACGTCTTCGTGGCGCGCAACTACCAGCCGCCGGGCGTGAAGGGCGAAATCGACCTGATCGGCTACGACGGAGCGGCGCTGGCCTTCGTGGAAGTACGCACGCGCACGGTGCGCGCGGGGCAGCCGGGGCTGCCGGAGATGAGCGTGACGCGGGAGAAGCGCCGGCACCTGGTGCGCACGGCGCAGGTTTTTCTGGCGGCGCGCCGCGTGGCGGAGACCGCGGTGCGCTTTGACGTTCTGGCTATCGAGAACCATCCTGGCCGCGCGCCGGTGGTGCGCCTGCACAAGGACGCCTTCCCCGCGCACTCCTAGCGCGACAGGACGCCGATAGTTGCCGCAGGAGCGTGGAATCCCCCAGAAGGAGGCCGCGCGGATTCAACTTCCTGGGATTTGCGCCGGAATTCCAGAAGAGGGGCGAATTGGACAGGGCGTGTGGGGAGCGGGGTTCACATTCTCCCGGGAAGGGGTACAATTCAGGAATACGGGGCCCTCTCCATGGCCCCGGGACTCTTGGCGCTCGAGGAGGAATGGATTGCCTGAGCTGAGAAAAGATCCGATCACCGGGCGGTGGGTAATCATTTCGACGGATCGCGGCAAGCGCCCCACGAACTTCGTGCGGGAGAGCGTCATCCCACACGGCAAGGGGAATTGCCCGTTCTGCTACGGAAGCGAAGCCAAGACCCCGCCGGAGCTGCTGGTCTATGGCCGCAACGGCGGCGGGGCCAACACACCCGGCTGGACGATCCGCGTGGTGCCTAACAAGTTTCCCGCACTGGGCATCGAAGGCGAGATGGATAAAGAGGGCGAAGGCCTGTTCGACAAGATGAACGGAATCGGGGCGCACGAAGTGATCGTAGAGTCGCCGGAGCACGGCGCCTCGCTGGCCACACTGCCCGAACGCACCATCGAAGACGTCTTCTGGGCCTACCGCGACCGCATGCTGGATCTCAAGAACGACCGGCGCTTCCGCTACGTGTTGATCTTCAAGAATCACGGGGAAGCGGCTGGGGCCACGCTGGAACACCCGCATTCGCAGCTGATCGCCCTGCCCATCGTGCCCAAGCAGGTGCGCGAGGAAGTGGACAGCTGCTGGCACTACTATCACGAGAAAGAGCGCTGCATCTTCTGCGACATCATCCGCCAGGAACAGGATACCGGGGTACGGGTGATCAGTGAGAACGAGCATTTCATCGCCCTGGCGCCCTATGCCCCGCGCTTTCCCTTCGAGATGTGGATCCTGCCGCGGGTGCACGGCTCGTCGTTCGAAAACAACCAGAGTTCCATGTATTCGGCGCTGGCGCGTATGACCAAGGACGTCCTGATGCGCCTGGATGCGGTGCTCGACCACCCGGCTTACAACCTCATGATCCACACCTCGCCGATCGGCGAAGAGATCAACGATCACTATCACTGGCACATCGAGATCATCCCCAAGCTGACCAAAATCGCGGGCTTCGAGTGGGGCACGGGCTTCTACATCAATCCCACGCCACCCGAGGAAGCGGCGCGCTTCCTGCGCGAAGCGCAGGTGGGCACGACCGCGGAAACGGAATAGCGCGGTTCGCTCCGATCGAGTGAGCGATGCCCGTGTGGGTTCCGGCCTTTCCTTCGACGGCTTTTTCCAGCGCAGACCTTGCCGGCCCTGACAGGTTCGGCAGATTTCGCTATACTGGAAAAGTTTGGCGCGGTACCCAAGTGGCCCAAGGGAGAGGTCTGCAAAACCTCCATTCGTGGGTTCGAATCCCACCCGCGCCTCCAAGCTTTCAGCAATAGAATGAGTCAGTTAAGGCGACGGTTTTTCCCGTGTACCCCGCGTGTACCCTGAGTTTCAAAAGCGATGACCGGGTCTCGGCGCCACGCATTGGTCAGATCCGCTTCTAATTGTTCCTGCCGCGAACGCACCCAAGGTGCGTAGTGCTTTTCCGTAATGCGGACGCTTTGATGCCCAAGCAAGATCGAAACCCGCTCAATCGGCACACCAGCGAGCAATAGCTCAACGGCGAATGTATCTCGGAATCGATGCGGGTGAGCGCGTTCTACCTTTGCCAGTTCAAAGAGCTTAGATAACCTCTTCCTCCAACTACCAACAATTGTTTCCAGGTTCAGCGTACCGTCCCAAAAGAAGTGTTTCTCTGTGACTTTCGGGCTTGTGTCCAACGCTTTGAGCAAGAAGTCAGGGAGAATTGTGTTCACAGGGACACCGGTCTTCTGGGTGTATAGGAAGAGTTTGTTTCCTTCAATCCGGTCGCTCGTCAGGCTGACCGCGTCACCGATTCTCATGCCGCTGTAGCGAAGCAGCAAAACTAACGCGCGCATCCGCCGGGCGTTTTCCGAACCGCGTTCGGGGAATTCATCCTTATATTTGTCGACGGCTGCCAGAATGCGCAGCATCTCTGTGCGAGTATATGGCATCGTGGGGCAGAGAGTGATTTTCGGAGCTTTCAAATCGGTGGCCGGATTCTCTGGCATCCACTTCCGCTTCTGGGCGAACCGAAAGAATGCCCGGAGACGTTCGAGTTTCTTCGCGCTTGAACGCGGGCCGTCTTTCCACCCCGAACGAAACTGGCTCACTGAGGGTAAGTCGAATTCGTCCAGAAAATGCAACCCGTGCCCCTGCCCATACGTTTCCATTTGCCGTTTTAGCAATTTGTACTTTCGGACCGTAGACTGGTGTAGTTTTCGAGCTTCTACATCAGCAAGAAATTCTTTCCATGCATCCTCCACGCTCTTTCGTTCGGGCCGCGATGTGCGGCGGTCTTCGGCCTCCCATTCACGAATCATTTCTTGGGCACGCTGCCAGTCGCGGAGCTTCAAGGACTCGCGCATATCTTTCCCGGCGAGTACGCCATCAACCCAAATGGGACACTGGCAGTGTCGGTGTTTCCGGCCTTTCGCTCGTTGTTTGCAGTTCTTTCGATGACGGCGATAAATCGTCAGCATTTCTTCTTTCCTACCTTGCTGCACCTTTCAAGGATAGGCGCATGTATACTCGCTCCACAACCGTCTGCGGAATTCGCAACGTACGATATCGTCTCTTCCCTCGAGGACTTCTCTCCCCAATCACAAGCACACCAGGCTCGCTGTCGAAAAGGTCACGGATTTTATCAGCGCTCAGGTTCCACATTTCGGCGAGTTCCGTAACGGCGTAATGCCGCTCGGCATGCGCCGTATGGTCGGGTTGTGTTGAGACTGGCATCTCTGGTTCCGGGCTCCTTGTATTCGCTGGATAGTCCAACCTCAGCGGATCGTTCCTTGTCCGCTTGTATGAATAGCCTGCGCTAGAACAATTTGTCTGGCTCATGACCTCCAGGTCGTTTTGCTCCATGCGCCTTTTCTTGAAGTAATGAACTGGGCTTGTCTGAATGTTGGGTTAACCATGCAAGGAACTCGTCATCCTTATTGAAGAGGAGCTTCAGTGCCTCTGCAACGACGTATGCCGGCGAGCCGTCAATGAACTCCGCATACTTTCGGAGCTTAAAGTTGACATCTTCCTCGACGCGCACTTGTATGGTTGCGTTCCTAAGCTGTTTCGCGGGTGTTCTCAGAAGCGGCATGTCGTTCTCCCTCCTCCCCTGTGGGCCTGCGTAGCAGGCCGTCATGCAGATTGAGTTGCATCGTTGTTCCGCTGTGTAAACAGGAAATCTATGAAATTTCTGTCGGGGCTGGAGCGACCGCCACGGTTTCGGTGGCAAGATTTTGGGGTCGCTCCAGCCCCGATGGGTGTCTTGCCGGTGACCAATTGCAACTGCCGCGCTCGGCGCAACCTTCGTATTTTGGTTAAGTTCCGTTCACCGCGGCGGTGAACGGAACTGTGAATGGGGTAGTGCGGTCTAGTTTTCATGCATGTTCACCCGCGATATAAGTCTGTCGTCGAGAGGCGTGTGTTCGTTGCCTACGAGATAGGTATCGAAGAACACCGTCCGGTCCGGGATGGGTTGCGAGAACTCAATTCGCAACTGCCGTTCATCAAGCCGCCTGGCATACCAGTCCCGATATAGCTCTTCGAAGCGCTCGCCGCGAAACCTGCGGCGGGCTTCCGCCAGAAACTCGAAATCTTCGGTTACCGGGACGATGTATTTGTGGCTCTCCCATTTGCGCCGGATTTCGAAGTAGCGGAAGATCTCACTCGAAACGTCGGCTTCGATGGGCCGTTTGATGGCGTTCCGAAAACTGGCCTCGGCGTGGCCAAATTGGGTCAACCTCGGGGCTATGTAAAGAAAGCGGAAGGATTGCAAGTGGCGGAACAGGGACTGGTAAGCGCCGAGATGCGAGGTGAAGTTCGTGAGGCTGGCGCAGCCGTGGTCGACATAGGTGAATGTGACCACAGGCGGGAGACCTGGGAATGGGGGAGCCAGAAAGAGAGGAAACTTGTCGACAAAAAACCGGATTGTCGGGTGGCTTCCGGGAAGGCCTTCATAAACCTTGGCCGGAAGAGCCTCTTTGGGGACACACAGAGAGTCGCAGAAGAAATGAACCTTTTCTTGCTCGGTTTCGAGGAAGTCATATTCGGGGTTCTCCAGGATAAAGTCCAGGAGCACGAGGCGCGTGCGGATGTAATCAAAGGAATGCCGGCGGCGGTTGCGGAAGTTATCCTTTTCGATGGGCTTGTAGATGGTCCGGGAAAAGAGATGAAAAATCGAACCGGTGCCCATGTAATCGCGAACGGTGGCGTGCGCGTGTTTCAGAAGCTTCAGCGTGAACGTGGTAGTACGCTTCCCCCGGCGGGCACCAGCAAAGGCGAGGAACTGACGCATGGTGAAGTAGCCCGAGTGGGTGGCGACGATATAGAGGAAGCGCGCCTCGGATTCCGTGTAGCCCAGGACGGTAATCTGCTCGATATGGGAGGTTGGAAGGTTCATGGAGACCAAATGTCGTTTTCTAATGAAGCGACGCTCCTCGCAGGAAAATGAGTCGAGAACAACTCCTCTATCTACCTAATCAGCGGCGAAAAAGGAAAATGTGTCGCTCTTTAATAAAACTTTTCGCAGGAGGTTCCGTATGGCATCACGGTGGCCGGGGACGACACGGGGGTGGGCAGTGCTGCATGGGACGGAAAGGTCTCTTCTAATCATGCCCGTGCTCGCTACGGGCTGGTTTCAGCGCGGTACTGAAGGTCTCCGGGGACCGCTCAAGGGACCCTCCGGCGGTCGAATCCGGTAGCGCAGCAGCTGGTTGACTGAGCCTGCCTCCCGGAGCCGCACCACGCTCCATTCCAGGATCAATTCCACGATCTCCTTGGACTGTTTCCGCTCCCCTGCGGCAAACGCCTCGATCTCCTTGAGCAGGCTTTCGCGTATGGATACGCAGAGCGGCACCCTGGACCAGTCCATTGCTCACTTCCCCTTCGGCGCGTGGATCGCCGGGCGCAGCCTCGCCAGATCATCCCGCAGCCGAATCTCGGACCGCAGTAACTCCTCCGTGCAGCCAGCTTCCTTAAGGTGCTTGGAACTCCACTCGATCAGCAACTCCGTGAGATTGCCGAGTTTCCGGTGCTCCCGGGCGGCAATCTCCTCAAGTTCGGCGCGTAAGGCTTGCCGGACCCGCACACTGATTTGTGCTTTCCAGTCACCCACGACTCACCTCCTTCTTTTTGTTGCCCGGAAGTCCCCCGGTTGCGGTGGGGGTAGTTCCCGTCAGCCGAATGCCGCACTGAAGCAAGCGGTCCGTTGAGCCAGCAACCTTGAGCTGCTCGAAGCCCCACTCCACCAACAGCACCCCAAGGTTGCCGAGCACGCGCTTTTCCCGCTCAGCAAATTCCTCCAGTCCCGCTCGCAGTTCTTGGCGGACGCGCAAACTAAGCGGTACTTTCCATTCGCCCATAGCTCACCCCCTTTTCACTATCCAGGCAGTATCCCGTTGTTGGGTAGCCCCTTTGGAATGATTTCCCCTCCGCAGCAAGCGCTCCGTCGAGCCAGCCGCTTTAAGCTGCTCGTAGCCCCATTCCAGGAGAATCGCTCCCAGATTGCCCAGGGAGCGTTGCTCGCCAGCGGCAAACTCCACCAGTTCAGCGCGGAGTTCTGGCCGAATACGCATAGTGACTGACATTTTCCATATGCCCATCGTCGTTACCTCGGAATCGGCTTCATGTATTCGCGGATGATGTCGAAGTCGAAAGTCTTCGCGTCGCAGATGTCGGCCCCGGCGATGAACATGTTGCAGGCGTAGCGGAGCGAGAACTCTGTCTTATCGGTGAAGCGGACAGAGATATAGATCGTCCCGTCCTCGATGGAATTGTTGATGAAATCCACGACCTTGCCATGGACCTCGGGATATCTCCTGCGCAGCCGTTCGTGCCGCTTCTTTATCCGCTCGTCGAGTTGCCTGTTTTCCTCGGCGCTAATCGGGGTTACGGACGTGCCTCCGACCCGCATGACCTTCGGCTTCTTCGTCATGGCAATAAATCCTTTCCGCGGCGTGGTGGCCGCAAGTTGGGCGGTGGATGGAACCGCCGGGACACACGACACCTGACGGAGCCGGTTGCCGGCACGGAGAGAGAGAGGAAATCAGCCTAATAGGACTACGTCACAGGTTTACGGCGGGGGATGCGCGATGCGCGGAGGGATGCTCAGGGGAATGAACTGCTGCGGTGTGCCATGCTGGAACAAAGCGGGTTGCGCCAAAAACAGGAACCCGCTACCTTCTTCGATAGCCATCGTTGCCTCCTTATCCGAGGTGATGCTGGTCAGGGGCGTGTCGGTGCTCAAACACCGGCGCGTCCCGTTTGCTTAATTGGATTACTTCTTGCCTTTCCTTCTACGACTTCCTTTACCCCAATAATGCTTGTCCTTATATTTTCTGACCTGCTCTATCTCGGCTTCGGTCCAGAGTCGAATACTGAGGCCCCCAACAGATTGAACAGGAGGTGCGGGGACCTTATTCGTATGTATCCATCGATGCAGTGTGTCATTTCCGATCCCCAGAAGCTTTGCGACCTTTACCGTAGAGTAGGTCTTCATTCATAGAATCCTAAATGCATTACTATTTGTCAAGCACAAAATCACACCCGGCAGGACAACCCCTCATAGCCCCATCCGGCCCGCCTTGAAGAGTACCGCAATCCTCACCCGAATCGAAAGCCCCTGCGAGCATCCCTCCGCTATTGAAATCAATTGTTCTGGCATCTATAAAGCTCGAATCCCAGAAGCTCTGGCAAGTGCTGAGGCTCAAGTTGATCGACTTGACCATATGGAGCCCAGCCATCTGTCGATCCTCGACCGAAATGTGGATTAGGTTAGTACCACTAATTATTTGGCTAATGAATTGCGCGTTTGCATCGGTCTCAGGAGGAGAGGTGGTATTATTGCTGCTGTCGTTCAAGGCATAGTAAACTTAATTACATCAAACGAGGTTCGATGGACAAAAATGCGAGAGAAGCAAAGATCGATGATGACACGTGCCGCTCGCTGGCACATAATTCAGGCTGCTTGGAGGAGAATATAAATGGATGAACCGAAAAAAGAGCGAACATATCACTATTTTGTTGATGGAGTGAAATACGAAACGCAAATGTCTTCGATCACGGGAGCCGAGATCAAGGCCAAGATTCCAAACTTTAATCCAAGTTACAGCCTATATTTGGAAGGGCAAGGGGGCGAACCGGATAAGCTAATTACCGACACCGATTCTGTCCCACTCGAACACGGCCCCAATCGTTTCCATACTGTTCCTCCAGCCTCCTTCGGCAGAAAATGAGTATTCTGGAAACGCAACTTGCAGATCTCAAGGCACAACCTGGCTGTGCCGATGCAGAGGTCCAGTTAGTGCCCGATGGTTCTGCCATCATAACGATCCCCAATGTCACGCTCCCGACTGGATGGTCTAAATCTGCTACGACAATCCGATTCGTGGCTCCAGTTGGATACCCACATGCAAAGCCCGACTGTTTTTGGGCAGACACTGACCTTCGATTGCAGAGTAATGCGATGCCACAAGCTACAAACATCACACCTATACCTGGAACAGACTTGAGCAACTTGTGGTTTTCGTGGCACACGATGCATTGGGATCCCAATCGAGATAGCTTGACGACGTACCTCAATGTTGTGCGACAAAGATTTAAGGAGCCAAAGTGAACGATACAGTTGTATTCCCCGGCGCGACATTTCAGCGCCTTCGAAGCCAACTGCTTGCAAGCGATCGTGAAACGTGTGCGGTGCTTCTTGCTCTGCCTTTGCAGGTTGGGAGAGGCACAAAATTTATAGTCAAAGAGGAGATTTACTTTGGAGAAGGCGATTACGTTGAAAGGTCGGGCTTAAGATCTTCCCTGCGATCAGAAACTGTCTTTACCATAGCGCAAAAGGCAAAGAGGCAAAATCAATCTGTCGTTTTCGTTCACACCCATCCGGGTGTCCACGGTTTTCCGCAATTCTCAACAGCTGATGATAAAGGGGAAGCTGTCCTAGCTCCGTTCCTTAAACAATACTTTCAGACCGAGTTGGCCCTCAGTTTGATCCTCGCTGCAGGCGGCTGCGCTGGAAGGATTATCCCTTGCGGAGCACCTTTGCGAATCGTTGAAGCAAGTAGTGAGTTCACTTTTCTTTCTAAACTTGACGCAGAGGAATCAGAATTCGAGCGCAGTGATCGTCATATTAGAGCCCTCGGCAGATCTGCCGTACCGATCCTCCAAAATCTAAAAATCGGAATCGTTGGACTGGGAGGCACGGGTTCACTAACCGCCCAGCAGCTTGCTTATTTGGGAGTTCGTGATTTTGTCCTGATGGATGACGACGTGATTGAATTGACAAATCTCAATCGTGTTGTGGGCGCAAGTCAGACCGATGTGAATCGACCGAAGACGAAAGTTACTGAAGATCTCATCAGGCGGATAGCCCCTGCTGCAAGGGTGCGCATTTATGATGAGAGTGTTCTTGAAGATGTCTCGGTCCGAAAATTGTTGGACCGCGATCTCTTATTCTGCTGTACCGACTCTCACGGTAGTCGTGCCGTTATGAATCAGTTTGCTTATCAGTATGTCATCCCATGCATCGATATGGCGATCAGCATCTCGACTACGGATGAAAAGATCTCATATATAGTCGGGCGGATTCAATTGCTTGCTCCTGGTCTTGGATGTCTGACCTGCGGTGGACTTTTGGACGCGGGAGAGGTTCGCGTAGACTTGATGAGAGAGCATGAGCGGCGGCGGGACCCCTACTTCCTTGGTCAAGCTGAACCTCAACCGGCCGTGATCTCCTTGAATTCAACCGTGTCATCACTTGCTGTAACTATGTTTCTAGGCACGATCACCCATGCGCCCTTGAATGCCCGATTCCAGCACTATGACGCCATCGCCGGAATTGTCAGAAGTGTTGAGCATCGTCCAAGACCGAATTGTATTGTTTGCTCCGAATCAGGCGCACTAGCTAGGGGAGACACCTGGCCGCTGCCGACCCGGAAGTCGCCATGAACGACCACGCACCTCGCCTTATAGTTCTCTGGTCCGGAGCGCCGCCGTCTGATGTAATCGAGACTGAATTTCAGCGAAGAGGACTTGAACTAAGGATTGTTTCCAATGCGAACGAGGTTCGGGCGCATCTCCCTCTTTCGCGTGCCTTAGTATTTTGTGTTCCCACACTTAACCAGCAAGGTGTCACCGCCATTCTGCTTGCGTGCGCGGAATCAGTAGTTGTACACGGATTGGATCTGTGGATCCTCCCTGAAGACGAGGCTGTAGGAAAAAAAGTGCAGGAAGAAATGTACACTGCCTTTAAGAGATTTTTTAGTGGCAGAGAAGTGAGTCTACAATTTCGGCTCGCTCCGCACTTCGAGGAGCTCAAAGCTGCTCCCCATTTAATTCCTGAAGCTTGCGCACGCTACAGGCCAGGGCCACGCCCAAAAGCCGACTTGAAGCTGAGTCCGAAACCAACAGTAATTACTCGAAAGTACGGTCCAACCCTCGCGGAACTCTTGAGACGCTCGTTTAATGATTGCGTCCAGATTGAGCTTGAAGAACTGAGTGGCGGATATTCAGCCAAAGTTTTCAAAGTGCACGCAAGCTTTGAGCAACGCCGACTTGTTAACAGGCCCCTACCGTTCTATGCCAAGTACGATCTTCTCTTCAAAATCAATCAGGAACTACAGAACTATGAAGACCTGGTTGAAGCGGCTGTGCCTTTCAATCTGCGACCAAATCTGGACCCCAGTCGATGCATTCGGCGAGGTTACACCCATGGCTTAATCGTGGGCAATTTTGTTGAATACTCAGAGCCTCTTTGGGAAGCTGCTCGGAGGGGTCATGGCGCTGGCCCTATATATTCGCTTTTTGATCAAGCGTTCAAGAGTTGGCGACTTAACTCTCAGCGAGAAACCCATCAGTCTATATTCCAAGATTTGGACGCAGCCAATATTCGCATCGAAGTCGATCGGATTGATGAGAGGAGAATTGAACATGTCAAAGCATTGGGAGCCAAGACAACTCCGAATGAGCTCTTGTCAGTCCTCAAGCGACTTCCGGCTCTTCCTCATCGCAAGGGTGTTATTCACGGCGATCTTCACGTCGGCAATGTTCGGGCCCGCGGAAACGATGCCGTGCTCATTGATTTCTACTCAGTGAACAGCGGAGCACCGCTAGCTTTTGACCCTGCAACTCTTGAAGTGAGCTTGGCATTTGCAAAATATGAGAATGGCGACGTCGATTCTGACTGGAAAGACACGATAGCTAGGCTCTATGATCCTTCCACTTTCCTTAAACCCCCTGAGCCCGCGCTGCAACAGCATAAGCGTGAATGGTTGTGGAATTGCGTGAGGCAGCTGCGAACGATTGCCCTGTCTCGGGAAGAACCCGATGGCACTCGTGAATATCAAACTGCGATCACCTTCGTTCTACTCCGCAGGATGATATACCCTTCCGATAAGCGCTATCCCGAATCCAGATTCGCAGTTGGATATCTGATCGCGGAGAGTCTACTTCTGAACCTCGCAAGTG encodes:
- a CDS encoding transporter, with protein sequence MYKRSVLVTLWICLAATCAHAGPPFFTDDPEPVPFRHYEFYTFSTLDRAFDSYGAAVPAFEFNLGAAPNLQLHVVAPMALLIPNQGPTTSGVGDVELGAKYRFIQEKGARPQIGTFPMLELPTGNSQRGLGNGQLWAKLPIWVQKSWGPWTSYGGGGYIINHAPGMRDHAFFGWQVQREISKKFTLGAEWFCPGRESAATGNSHIVNVGGIYNFTQNFSLLFSAGHSVHGDSHMVAYVGLYWTWGTKEDHGESKLTKAMFSGTRRGLRL
- a CDS encoding DoxX family protein yields the protein MSLKQSLFGSNAPSSVILIRVMVGWVFLSEGIQKFLFPSALGVGRFEKIGIPAPNFSAPFVGVVEIVCGLLLIIGLLTRLASIPLVINISVAIATTKIPMLAKSGFWNMMHEARTDFCMLLGLIFLLIVGGGAKSVDLRLGKMHDSSV
- the chrA gene encoding chromate efflux transporter, encoding MTRVSKAVSEATDKPTPLTELGLLFLKLGTLAFGGPAAHVAMMEEEVVRRRGWLTEQEFLDYLSATNFIPGPNSTEMAIHIGHRRAGWPGLIVAGTCFIVPAATIVALIGWAYVHFGKLPQAEGLLYGVKPVVIAVVFQALWKLGRSAVKTKWLAAVALLSLVLSAAGVNELLVLVFGGLLALGPRLKPSREKRRKFMQWPGVESVFPGAATVIGTGASVGLWPIFLIFAKMGSVLFGSGYVLLAFLRADLVERHHWLTQQQLLDAVAVGQVTPGPVFTSATFVGYILRGPAGALVATLGIFLPAFLFVAASAPLLPRLRASRTVGIILDGVNVASLALMALVTWQLARSAVIDWFSLVLALGSAVLLIRYRQMNSAWLVIGSGMLGILKHGLG
- a CDS encoding PadR family transcriptional regulator — its product is MHRYAEKEVTGYQELYSGLIRLHVLHHACEGSIFGLEMIEELLRHGYRIGPGTLYPILHAMEEKKWLRSSKEIKKGRIRRVYRATSAGRKALAAAKEQVQELFGELFDIKPPISTKKER
- a CDS encoding YraN family protein, whose translation is MPLFSRAMFLAVHWAARKGLREESAAAGDRKEQARQTGIRGETYAYWYLRRHGYVFVARNYQPPGVKGEIDLIGYDGAALAFVEVRTRTVRAGQPGLPEMSVTREKRRHLVRTAQVFLAARRVAETAVRFDVLAIENHPGRAPVVRLHKDAFPAHS
- the galT gene encoding galactose-1-phosphate uridylyltransferase; this translates as MPELRKDPITGRWVIISTDRGKRPTNFVRESVIPHGKGNCPFCYGSEAKTPPELLVYGRNGGGANTPGWTIRVVPNKFPALGIEGEMDKEGEGLFDKMNGIGAHEVIVESPEHGASLATLPERTIEDVFWAYRDRMLDLKNDRRFRYVLIFKNHGEAAGATLEHPHSQLIALPIVPKQVREEVDSCWHYYHEKERCIFCDIIRQEQDTGVRVISENEHFIALAPYAPRFPFEMWILPRVHGSSFENNQSSMYSALARMTKDVLMRLDAVLDHPAYNLMIHTSPIGEEINDHYHWHIEIIPKLTKIAGFEWGTGFYINPTPPEEAARFLREAQVGTTAETE
- a CDS encoding tyrosine-type recombinase/integrase, with translation MLTIYRRHRKNCKQRAKGRKHRHCQCPIWVDGVLAGKDMRESLKLRDWQRAQEMIREWEAEDRRTSRPERKSVEDAWKEFLADVEARKLHQSTVRKYKLLKRQMETYGQGHGLHFLDEFDLPSVSQFRSGWKDGPRSSAKKLERLRAFFRFAQKRKWMPENPATDLKAPKITLCPTMPYTRTEMLRILAAVDKYKDEFPERGSENARRMRALVLLLRYSGMRIGDAVSLTSDRIEGNKLFLYTQKTGVPVNTILPDFLLKALDTSPKVTEKHFFWDGTLNLETIVGSWRKRLSKLFELAKVERAHPHRFRDTFAVELLLAGVPIERVSILLGHQSVRITEKHYAPWVRSRQEQLEADLTNAWRRDPVIAFETQGTRGVHGKNRRLN